The following are encoded in a window of Stieleria sp. JC731 genomic DNA:
- a CDS encoding exo-alpha-sialidase: MKRLLASLAAAASLTGVCSADESDYKLRLIEYNDPDLVVDLGVGLWAWPMPMDYDGDGDHDLLVACPDKPSNGVYFFENASDDPGAKMPVFRPGVRIGKASNNMQVSYVGQQPRILRPGNEYVRDTETGKFNFDKAEKLYSKSNVHENGVRANMWRYVDFDGDGDQDIAVGVGDWSDLVWDHAFDSMGRWKNGPLHGYIYIIKNEGNGDSPKYSESPIKLEAAGGAIDVFGWPSPNFADFDGDGDLDLLCGEFLDGFTYFQNIGSRTEPQYAAGQRLNDSAGNPLVMHLQMITPTAFDWDKDGDLDLIVGDEDGRVALVENTGTLDGALPVFDAPTYFQQQADSLKFGALATPYAYDIDNDGDEDIVCGNTAGNIAIFTNRGPGENGLPKWSAPELVQVEKVDGSTEPFRILAGPNGSIQGPCEAKWGYTTLSVADWDGDGDGDIIYNSILSKLGVLINNNGTYKQLAFEDGPSEEPPAWYWWRTKSPAALTQWRTTPVAVDFDDDGTLDMVLLDQQGFLTLRRGDKTTGLVSAAERIFVDQDGKPLQLNRQSAGRSGRVKLDVVDWDGDGNLDVLVNSENAKLYRNCDQREGKVLMKLVGNLASRNVAGHTSSPAACDFDKDGKPDLLVGAENGRLYFAKHDDCKQFSPEQMNASFNEVPKSDSAIVSEEFVFNDPPTPQCHASTVCMTSRGLVAAWFAGTREKNKDVGIWTSYNDGGNWSRPQQVATGVQHNGLRYPCWNPVLYQTPGDGPLLLFFKAGPDPRGWWGELMVSYDRGRSFRDRTRLPEGIDGPVRCKPFLLEDGQLLCGSSTEVDGWRIHFEKTTLKNGLPSGTWKRIGPINDATDFNAIQPTIMRRADGALVALCRTKEGVIASTESKDDGQTWSKLEATELPNPNSGIDVVTLKDGRHLLIYNHLESGDTGWGKRGLLNLAISDDGRSWHQVATLEKEPKAEFSYPAIIQSDDGMVHAVYTWKRQKVKHVVIDPGRLSKSGE, translated from the coding sequence ATGAAGCGTCTACTTGCGTCGCTCGCCGCTGCCGCATCATTGACTGGCGTCTGCTCGGCTGATGAGTCTGACTACAAGCTTCGGCTAATCGAATACAACGATCCGGACCTTGTCGTCGACCTCGGTGTTGGCCTTTGGGCTTGGCCGATGCCGATGGATTATGACGGCGATGGTGACCATGATTTGTTGGTCGCATGTCCGGACAAGCCTTCCAACGGTGTTTACTTTTTTGAAAATGCCAGTGACGATCCGGGTGCCAAAATGCCAGTCTTTCGGCCTGGCGTTCGAATCGGCAAGGCGTCAAATAACATGCAGGTCAGCTATGTCGGCCAGCAGCCTCGTATTCTTCGTCCTGGCAACGAATACGTTCGCGATACAGAGACGGGGAAATTCAATTTTGACAAAGCTGAAAAGCTCTATTCAAAATCGAATGTGCATGAAAACGGTGTGCGTGCAAACATGTGGCGCTACGTTGATTTTGATGGCGATGGTGACCAAGACATCGCTGTTGGCGTCGGCGACTGGAGCGACCTAGTCTGGGACCATGCATTTGATTCAATGGGGCGATGGAAGAACGGTCCCTTACATGGCTACATCTATATCATCAAAAACGAAGGCAACGGAGACTCGCCAAAGTATTCGGAATCGCCAATCAAGCTGGAAGCCGCCGGAGGTGCGATCGATGTTTTCGGATGGCCATCACCGAACTTTGCTGACTTTGATGGCGATGGAGATCTCGACTTGCTGTGCGGAGAATTTCTTGATGGATTCACCTACTTTCAAAACATCGGTTCGCGAACGGAACCGCAATACGCCGCGGGGCAGCGATTGAATGACAGCGCCGGGAATCCTCTGGTGATGCATTTGCAAATGATTACGCCCACGGCATTTGATTGGGACAAAGACGGTGATCTTGATTTGATCGTTGGTGATGAAGATGGCCGCGTGGCGCTAGTCGAGAACACTGGAACCCTCGATGGGGCGTTGCCGGTCTTTGACGCGCCAACGTATTTTCAGCAGCAAGCGGATTCGCTGAAGTTCGGTGCGCTGGCAACCCCCTACGCCTACGACATCGACAATGATGGTGATGAAGACATCGTTTGTGGAAACACTGCTGGCAACATCGCGATTTTTACCAATCGTGGACCTGGGGAAAACGGTCTACCGAAATGGTCGGCACCAGAATTGGTTCAGGTCGAAAAGGTCGACGGAAGCACCGAGCCGTTTCGCATCTTGGCGGGGCCCAACGGTTCAATTCAAGGGCCGTGCGAGGCGAAATGGGGCTACACCACATTGTCCGTCGCTGACTGGGATGGTGATGGCGACGGTGACATTATCTACAACTCGATTCTGTCGAAACTTGGAGTGCTGATCAACAACAATGGCACCTACAAGCAACTCGCTTTTGAAGACGGACCGAGTGAAGAACCGCCGGCATGGTATTGGTGGCGAACAAAATCGCCTGCCGCGCTGACTCAGTGGCGAACCACACCCGTTGCGGTCGACTTTGATGACGACGGAACGTTGGACATGGTGCTGTTGGATCAACAAGGTTTTCTCACGCTTCGTCGCGGGGACAAGACAACAGGATTGGTCTCGGCAGCTGAACGAATCTTTGTCGATCAAGATGGCAAGCCGCTGCAGTTGAATCGGCAATCCGCCGGTCGGTCCGGACGCGTCAAACTGGATGTCGTCGATTGGGATGGCGATGGAAATCTGGACGTTCTGGTTAACTCGGAGAATGCGAAGCTCTATCGAAATTGCGACCAACGCGAAGGCAAGGTTCTGATGAAACTGGTGGGGAACCTCGCGTCCAGAAATGTCGCCGGTCATACCAGCAGTCCCGCGGCTTGTGACTTTGACAAAGATGGCAAGCCTGACTTGCTTGTTGGTGCGGAGAACGGCCGTCTGTACTTTGCAAAGCACGATGACTGCAAACAGTTTTCGCCGGAGCAAATGAACGCTTCCTTCAACGAAGTACCAAAGTCAGACAGCGCGATCGTTAGCGAAGAATTTGTATTTAACGATCCGCCGACTCCCCAGTGTCACGCATCAACGGTTTGCATGACCAGCCGAGGCTTGGTAGCGGCATGGTTCGCAGGGACACGCGAGAAGAATAAAGACGTCGGAATTTGGACTAGCTATAACGATGGTGGGAACTGGTCTCGTCCTCAGCAAGTTGCCACCGGAGTCCAGCACAACGGTCTGCGGTACCCTTGTTGGAACCCTGTGCTCTACCAGACACCAGGAGATGGGCCGCTGTTGCTGTTCTTTAAGGCTGGCCCAGATCCGAGAGGCTGGTGGGGTGAATTGATGGTCAGCTACGATCGCGGACGATCCTTCCGTGATCGGACTCGGTTGCCTGAAGGAATTGACGGCCCCGTTCGCTGCAAGCCATTCCTTCTTGAAGATGGACAACTGCTTTGTGGATCATCAACCGAAGTCGATGGTTGGCGAATTCATTTCGAGAAGACTACATTGAAAAATGGTTTGCCATCGGGGACGTGGAAACGTATCGGTCCGATCAATGATGCGACAGATTTTAACGCGATTCAGCCGACGATCATGCGTCGAGCCGACGGAGCCTTGGTCGCACTCTGTCGCACCAAAGAAGGCGTCATCGCTAGCACCGAATCGAAAGACGATGGTCAGACTTGGTCGAAGCTTGAGGCGACTGAATTGCCCAATCCGAATTCAGGAATCGATGTTGTCACGTTGAAAGATGGTCGACACTTATTGATTTACAACCATCTTGAAAGCGGAGACACCGGCTGGGGAAAACGAGGGTTGTTGAATCTTGCGATCTCTGACGATGGACGTTCTTGGCATCAAGTCGCAACGCTGGAAAAGGAACCGAAGGCTGAGTTCAGCTATCCTGCAATCATTCAATCCGATGATGGCATGGTTCATGCCGTCTACACGTGGAAACGCCAAAAGGTGAAGCACGTTGTTATCGATCCGGGTCGATTGTCGAAGTCGGGTGAGTAG
- a CDS encoding sulfatase, translating to MGKKYAALALVLTLCYCGHRSDAVAAESSTPNILFILVDDLAWADLGCFGHPWHQTPNIDRLASDGLCLTNGYAPAPICSASRASIMTGKSTARLGFEFVTKPDPGRQPVNEQFRLRTPPFTLNLPTDEITIAERLNQLGYETAFFGKWHLNQHYQRYLGWSPTHGPKAQGFQVAVEDFGAHPYSWGKSEPEPIVQDGVYADDTMVNNVCDYLKKDRGEPFFVMASSFYVHTPVKTPCKWLVDRYDRTVPSSIKRRPERLRYAAFLQTLDFHIGAILDALEASGKADNTLVFFMSDNGGHPEFTTNGPLRGSKWNVYEGGIRVPMIARLPGKTAAGTSTAAPVIGYDLLPTFVDYASGPDDGKVDASKIDGISIRSVLEGNKPTKNPRELVWHFPYYHPERGFAKAKQTIGTDDLKVSQTRPQSALRYGNHKLIWFAEDKRFELYDLANDLAEQHDLSSSHSELAKQMQSRLFRYLDDVGARLPVDPKETQ from the coding sequence ATGGGCAAGAAGTATGCAGCATTGGCTCTGGTTTTGACGCTTTGCTACTGCGGGCATCGATCGGATGCGGTAGCAGCTGAGTCATCGACGCCAAACATCCTGTTTATCTTGGTCGACGATTTGGCATGGGCGGATTTGGGGTGTTTTGGTCATCCGTGGCATCAAACACCGAATATTGATCGTTTGGCAAGTGATGGCTTGTGCTTAACAAACGGCTATGCGCCAGCACCGATCTGCAGCGCATCACGTGCCAGTATCATGACGGGCAAATCGACTGCCCGGCTTGGATTCGAATTCGTTACCAAGCCTGATCCCGGACGTCAGCCTGTTAATGAACAGTTTCGATTACGCACTCCTCCGTTTACGTTGAATCTTCCGACGGACGAGATCACGATCGCCGAGCGTCTCAATCAGTTGGGTTACGAGACGGCCTTCTTTGGTAAATGGCACCTGAACCAACACTACCAGCGATATCTCGGTTGGAGTCCCACTCACGGTCCGAAAGCCCAGGGCTTTCAAGTTGCGGTGGAAGACTTTGGGGCCCATCCGTACTCTTGGGGCAAGTCGGAACCTGAGCCGATTGTTCAAGACGGTGTCTATGCGGATGACACGATGGTCAACAATGTTTGTGACTATCTGAAAAAGGATCGAGGCGAGCCGTTCTTTGTGATGGCGTCATCCTTCTACGTTCATACGCCAGTCAAGACACCATGCAAATGGTTGGTCGATCGATATGACCGAACGGTACCGTCTAGCATCAAAAGGCGTCCGGAACGTTTACGCTATGCCGCATTCCTGCAAACGTTGGATTTCCATATCGGCGCCATACTGGATGCTTTAGAGGCGAGCGGAAAGGCTGACAATACATTGGTGTTTTTTATGTCTGACAATGGCGGACACCCGGAGTTTACGACCAATGGGCCGCTGCGCGGATCCAAATGGAATGTCTACGAAGGTGGCATTCGTGTTCCGATGATCGCCAGACTTCCCGGCAAAACTGCTGCGGGAACAAGTACTGCAGCGCCGGTCATCGGCTATGACTTGCTGCCCACTTTTGTTGACTATGCAAGTGGACCGGATGATGGAAAAGTCGATGCTTCTAAGATCGATGGGATTTCGATTCGGTCTGTTCTGGAGGGAAACAAGCCCACCAAAAATCCGCGAGAGCTGGTTTGGCATTTTCCGTACTACCATCCGGAACGAGGGTTCGCAAAAGCCAAGCAAACCATTGGAACCGACGATTTGAAAGTTAGTCAGACGAGACCCCAGTCCGCTCTGCGATATGGCAACCACAAGCTGATTTGGTTCGCAGAGGATAAGCGGTTCGAATTGTATGACTTGGCGAACGATTTGGCCGAGCAACATGATTTATCAAGCAGTCATTCCGAACTAGCCAAGCAAATGCAGTCTCGATTGTTTCGCTACTTGGATGATGTCGGCGCTCGACTGCCCGTCGATCCCAAAGAGACGCAGTAG
- a CDS encoding sodium:solute symporter, translating to MMFGLNGITILAQASEQEGFFGAIDWTVLILYFAGILGIGVYFWKRNSSSDEFTAGGRSLPGWLCGMSIFATYLSSISYLALPGNAFIANWNAFAFSLALPPAAWIAVHYFLPMYRASGEVSAYSLLEHRFGLWARIFASGFYLLFQVARIGVVMYLMALPMAVLFGWDIRLLIIVTGVIVTAYSFIGGVTAVIWADAVQAFVLMAGALLALFLIMRGMPDGPSQVFAIADQDSKFSFGSWSPWVVNEKTFWIVLIYGLFENLKNFGIDQSYVQRYVASSSDREAAKSIWLGALLYVPVSALFLFIGTSLYGFYQIQPEQLQAVRQIVVDQKLMQAGIDADSADYEQKRSEIAASLKDGDLGDRVFPHFIAAHLPIGIRGLLIAAVFAAAMSTVSTGLNSSATLVMSDFYVRLKKPSADDADRMRVLRKATLIWGTMGTAMALVLVRLTNSILDIWWTLSGVLGAGIIGLFLLGITSRRITSLQAIGVLSIGMMLIAWMTFSVTDYWPGVLSEVSSPFHPYLIIVLGPLAIIVMGRVINRLQVSAASGGNL from the coding sequence ATGATGTTCGGCCTCAACGGCATCACGATTTTGGCACAAGCGAGCGAGCAAGAAGGCTTTTTTGGCGCGATCGACTGGACCGTCTTGATTCTGTATTTCGCTGGTATCCTTGGGATCGGCGTGTACTTTTGGAAACGGAATTCGTCGTCCGATGAATTCACTGCCGGTGGACGCTCCTTGCCGGGTTGGCTGTGCGGTATGTCGATCTTTGCGACCTATCTGAGCAGCATTAGTTATTTAGCGCTTCCAGGGAACGCGTTTATCGCCAATTGGAATGCCTTCGCGTTTTCATTGGCGTTGCCTCCGGCGGCGTGGATTGCGGTGCACTATTTTTTGCCGATGTATCGCGCGTCGGGTGAAGTCAGCGCCTACTCGCTTTTGGAACATCGGTTTGGGCTTTGGGCCAGGATCTTCGCCAGTGGGTTTTACCTCTTGTTTCAGGTCGCTCGCATTGGCGTGGTGATGTATCTGATGGCACTGCCGATGGCGGTCCTGTTTGGCTGGGACATTCGATTGCTGATTATTGTGACCGGTGTCATCGTGACGGCCTATTCATTCATCGGCGGCGTCACGGCGGTGATCTGGGCGGATGCCGTTCAAGCATTTGTGCTGATGGCTGGGGCCCTGCTTGCCCTGTTTTTGATCATGAGGGGAATGCCGGACGGACCGTCGCAGGTGTTTGCGATCGCCGACCAAGATTCAAAATTTTCTTTTGGAAGTTGGTCGCCTTGGGTCGTCAACGAGAAGACTTTTTGGATCGTGCTGATCTATGGCTTGTTCGAAAACCTGAAGAACTTTGGTATCGATCAAAGTTACGTTCAGCGTTATGTGGCATCCAGTAGTGATCGCGAAGCGGCGAAAAGTATTTGGCTTGGTGCGCTGTTGTATGTGCCCGTCAGTGCCCTGTTCTTGTTTATCGGAACCTCGCTGTATGGGTTCTATCAAATCCAGCCGGAGCAACTGCAGGCGGTTCGTCAAATTGTTGTTGATCAAAAGTTGATGCAGGCGGGCATTGATGCGGACTCAGCAGACTATGAACAGAAGAGAAGCGAAATTGCGGCATCGCTCAAAGACGGTGACCTGGGTGACCGAGTGTTCCCGCACTTTATCGCTGCCCATCTACCTATCGGTATCCGTGGCCTTTTGATCGCGGCTGTATTTGCAGCGGCCATGAGTACCGTGTCTACCGGTTTGAACTCGTCCGCCACGCTGGTGATGAGCGACTTTTATGTGCGACTGAAAAAGCCATCAGCGGACGATGCAGATCGGATGCGAGTTTTGCGAAAAGCAACGCTGATTTGGGGAACGATGGGGACGGCGATGGCATTGGTTCTGGTGCGTCTGACAAACAGCATCTTAGATATTTGGTGGACGTTATCGGGAGTCTTGGGAGCTGGCATCATCGGATTGTTCTTGCTGGGGATTACCTCACGGCGAATCACCAGCTTGCAAGCGATCGGAGTATTGTCGATCGGGATGATGTTGATCGCATGGATGACATTCTCGGTGACGGACTACTGGCCGGGAGTCCTTTCTGAAGTTTCCAGCCCCTTCCATCCGTACTTGATCATCGTCCTAGGTCCACTCGCGATTATTGTGATGGGACGCGTGATCAACCGACTTCAGGTTTCGGCCGCCTCCGGGGGAAATTTGTGA
- a CDS encoding sulfatase produces the protein MRDSQPAWRRSCAPIVLLISTIVLAADVPTPCAADEPLNVLFIAADDLRCDLGCYGHPVVQTPNLDKLADRGIRFDRAYCAQAVCNPSRSSLMTGRRPDTLKLYNLTKHFRDELPDVVTLPEHFRNHGYFTQNIGKIYHNWRTEEKGDPRSWSVPAVMHFDSHRNDEAKVEGELPVDHAKAIRCECRDVPDNAYFDGRITDLSLQALRERSKSDQPFFLAVGFWKPHLPFNAPKKYWDLYDRESMLRPDCPQWPTDTPRIAWHNSQELFGKTPQPLSDADAQELRHGYLAGISYMDAQVGRLLDELERLELSEKTLIVFWSDHGFQLGDHTLWCKTSNFELDARVPMIVAPPVKSGATYDAKQTSAIVELLDLYPTLVDLCGLPPATDVEGVSLRALIDGTAVKVKDAALTQHPRPAYYKKIEAMGHSVRTDRFRYTEWRSPEDNALVGVELYDHQTDPAESKNLADEKDYAEFRSDLVDVMATLRGTTAERE, from the coding sequence ATGAGAGATTCACAACCAGCTTGGCGGCGATCCTGTGCACCGATTGTGCTGTTGATCTCAACCATCGTCTTAGCGGCAGACGTTCCGACGCCGTGCGCCGCCGACGAACCGCTAAACGTCCTGTTCATTGCTGCCGACGATCTACGCTGTGACCTAGGATGCTATGGGCATCCGGTCGTGCAAACACCGAACCTTGATAAGTTGGCCGATCGCGGTATCCGATTTGACCGAGCCTACTGTGCCCAGGCTGTTTGTAATCCTTCACGCAGCAGCTTGATGACGGGGCGTCGTCCCGACACTTTGAAGCTCTACAACCTGACAAAGCATTTTCGTGACGAACTGCCTGATGTCGTGACCTTGCCCGAGCACTTTCGCAACCACGGCTACTTCACGCAAAACATTGGCAAGATCTATCACAATTGGCGAACCGAAGAAAAAGGTGATCCGCGGTCTTGGAGTGTTCCTGCGGTGATGCACTTTGATTCGCACCGCAATGATGAAGCTAAGGTTGAAGGCGAATTGCCCGTTGATCACGCCAAAGCCATTCGTTGTGAGTGTCGTGATGTCCCAGACAACGCCTATTTCGATGGACGTATCACGGACCTTTCGCTGCAAGCACTTCGCGAACGATCCAAGAGTGATCAGCCTTTCTTCTTAGCGGTCGGATTCTGGAAGCCTCACCTTCCATTCAATGCACCGAAAAAGTATTGGGATCTCTACGATCGCGAATCAATGTTGCGGCCTGACTGTCCCCAATGGCCAACCGACACCCCACGAATCGCGTGGCACAATAGCCAAGAGCTGTTTGGCAAAACTCCGCAGCCGTTATCAGACGCAGATGCTCAAGAGTTGCGACATGGGTATTTGGCTGGAATCAGCTACATGGATGCTCAGGTCGGCCGTCTGCTGGACGAGCTCGAACGATTGGAATTATCCGAGAAAACGTTGATTGTTTTTTGGTCGGACCACGGATTCCAACTCGGTGACCACACGCTGTGGTGCAAGACGTCCAACTTCGAATTGGATGCTCGTGTTCCGATGATTGTCGCCCCACCGGTAAAGTCCGGTGCGACATACGATGCCAAGCAAACAAGTGCGATCGTTGAACTGCTCGATCTTTATCCGACTCTCGTTGACCTTTGTGGATTGCCACCCGCAACGGATGTCGAAGGTGTCAGCCTCCGTGCGTTAATTGATGGAACGGCTGTTAAGGTCAAGGATGCCGCGCTGACGCAGCATCCGCGACCGGCGTATTACAAGAAGATCGAAGCGATGGGGCATAGCGTCCGGACAGACCGGTTTCGCTACACCGAATGGAGATCTCCCGAGGACAACGCGTTGGTGGGTGTGGAGCTGTACGATCATCAAACCGATCCGGCTGAATCGAAAAACTTGGCAGACGAGAAAGACTATGCGGAATTCCGTTCGGATCTCGTCGACGTGATGGCAACGCTTCGTGGCACAACAGCGGAGCGTGAATGA
- a CDS encoding dihydrodipicolinate synthase family protein: MNQLAGNKLTGIVPPLVTPLSDRDVLDHEGLRRLLDHVIEGGVAGVFILGTTGEAPSLSYRLRREMIQQTVEIVSKRVPVLVGVTDTAFVESVALAEYASECGADAAVLTTPYYFPAGQTELTRYVQNIAPLIPLPLMLYNMPGLTKVWFEIDTIRCLSEIDSIIGVKDSSGDLEYFAEVCKLKSLRPDWSVLIGPEIMLREAIELGGDGGVNGGANVMPRTFVQWFNAIGRGDQERGDQEIAQQQFEKVREFQRIYDIGKYASRHIKATKSALSLIGICEDLPADPFNRFLDPERQRVAEILNQIGLSTQEANCG; encoded by the coding sequence ATGAATCAACTGGCCGGAAACAAACTGACTGGAATCGTTCCTCCTTTGGTGACTCCACTTTCAGACCGTGATGTGCTTGATCATGAAGGCTTGCGTCGCCTGCTTGATCATGTCATCGAGGGTGGTGTTGCGGGCGTGTTTATCTTGGGCACGACGGGCGAGGCTCCGAGCCTGAGCTATCGATTGCGCCGCGAAATGATTCAGCAAACGGTGGAGATCGTTTCCAAACGCGTTCCGGTTCTTGTTGGTGTGACGGACACCGCTTTTGTGGAGTCGGTGGCGTTGGCCGAGTATGCTTCCGAATGTGGTGCAGACGCGGCCGTGCTGACAACGCCGTATTACTTTCCGGCAGGCCAAACCGAGCTGACTCGCTATGTGCAGAATATCGCACCGCTCATTCCGTTGCCTTTGATGCTTTACAACATGCCGGGATTGACCAAGGTTTGGTTTGAGATCGACACCATTCGTTGTCTCTCCGAAATCGATTCCATCATCGGAGTGAAAGACAGCAGCGGAGATTTGGAGTACTTCGCAGAAGTTTGCAAGTTGAAATCGCTGCGTCCAGACTGGTCGGTATTGATTGGGCCAGAGATCATGCTGAGAGAAGCGATCGAACTGGGTGGAGATGGCGGTGTTAATGGTGGGGCCAACGTCATGCCCAGGACTTTTGTCCAATGGTTCAATGCGATCGGCCGTGGTGATCAGGAACGTGGCGATCAGGAAATCGCACAGCAGCAATTCGAAAAGGTGCGCGAATTCCAGCGTATCTATGACATCGGAAAGTACGCCTCACGGCATATCAAGGCAACCAAGTCAGCGCTTTCGTTGATCGGGATTTGTGAAGACCTTCCCGCAGATCCGTTCAACCGGTTCTTGGATCCGGAGCGTCAACGTGTTGCAGAAATATTGAACCAGATTGGTCTATCAACCCAGGAGGCAAACTGCGGATGA
- a CDS encoding GntR family transcriptional regulator produces MNTTHAQLAYQHLRTRLIAGEFTPGSRIRYGPIGRELGISATPVREAIGLLANEGFVELVPQLGAVVRSIGADELVELYEVREAIEPYAASKAAQRSSKSQQQAIARTLKRMREIATKVKRRKNPIANVDECLEFEKADLAFHMLVIHSGGNQMMVRLSENSNALTRVFAMPRHGYDDKIMASTCDDHQRVLEAIEAGDSSAASDSMQQHIKAGLEITLEAIRSQESERWEIK; encoded by the coding sequence ATGAACACCACACACGCGCAGCTCGCCTACCAGCATCTTCGCACTCGACTGATCGCTGGTGAATTCACGCCAGGCAGTCGAATTCGATACGGTCCCATCGGTCGTGAACTGGGGATTAGCGCCACGCCGGTTCGCGAAGCCATCGGCCTACTTGCCAATGAAGGTTTTGTCGAACTTGTGCCACAGCTTGGCGCCGTCGTTCGATCAATCGGAGCTGACGAGTTGGTCGAGCTCTACGAAGTTCGTGAGGCGATCGAGCCGTATGCCGCAAGCAAAGCGGCTCAGCGTTCATCGAAAAGTCAGCAGCAAGCGATTGCGAGAACACTGAAACGAATGCGAGAAATCGCGACAAAAGTAAAGCGTCGGAAAAATCCGATCGCAAACGTCGACGAGTGTTTGGAATTCGAAAAGGCGGACCTCGCCTTTCACATGCTTGTGATCCATAGCGGAGGCAACCAGATGATGGTTCGTCTCAGTGAAAACTCAAACGCGTTGACGCGTGTGTTCGCCATGCCGCGACATGGCTATGACGACAAAATCATGGCATCGACTTGCGATGACCATCAACGGGTGCTTGAAGCGATCGAAGCTGGGGATAGCTCCGCGGCATCTGATTCGATGCAACAGCACATTAAGGCGGGCCTGGAAATTACTTTGGAAGCGATTCGGTCGCAGGAATCAGAGCGTTGGGAAATCAAATGA
- a CDS encoding DUF1559 domain-containing protein, giving the protein MRTAPLKSHRGFTLVELLVVIAIIGILVGLLLPAVQAAREAARRMSCSNNFKQIGLALHNYHSAYKNLPMQAGGTFHKGTNGQLGPGDINANNRRRLSWLIGLTPFMEQQGVWDKISSAHDANGDGTLDFPAMGPHPWHGTYEPWLTQLPTLRCPSDPGVSPPGLARTNYAANIGDGTDWVNHGYWRWENNSWNQGHIAQANASNRGFFYNRKAMKFRDMLDGLSNTIAAGEIATGLGDRDKRTDPYFNISWTAIHNSPSACLDANLLDPERPNHWAPSVGDTADPGLRSTTWKRGYRWSDSCPTYTSMTTMLPPNREVCIGGSGDFDTGVLPPSSRHQGGVHVLMGDGAVVFLTDSIEAGDPRHPTVRINTAINTSHPGSTAGSKSPYGLWGALGTRASNEVIDEALNQ; this is encoded by the coding sequence ATGAGAACGGCCCCGTTGAAGTCGCATCGCGGCTTCACACTTGTTGAATTGCTCGTCGTAATTGCGATTATTGGAATTTTGGTTGGCTTGCTGTTACCAGCTGTTCAGGCAGCTCGTGAAGCTGCCCGTCGTATGAGCTGCAGTAACAATTTCAAGCAGATCGGTTTGGCGCTTCACAATTACCACTCCGCCTATAAAAACTTGCCGATGCAAGCGGGCGGAACGTTTCACAAAGGTACCAATGGGCAGTTAGGCCCTGGCGATATCAATGCGAACAACCGTCGCCGTCTTAGCTGGCTGATCGGGTTGACCCCGTTCATGGAGCAGCAAGGCGTTTGGGACAAGATTTCTTCTGCCCACGATGCCAATGGCGACGGAACACTGGATTTTCCTGCAATGGGCCCTCACCCATGGCACGGAACCTATGAGCCTTGGCTGACGCAGCTTCCTACCCTTCGTTGCCCTTCGGACCCAGGCGTGTCGCCTCCCGGATTGGCTCGAACGAACTACGCCGCCAATATTGGTGACGGTACTGACTGGGTGAACCACGGTTATTGGCGTTGGGAGAACAACAGCTGGAACCAAGGTCACATTGCTCAGGCGAACGCTTCAAACCGTGGCTTCTTCTATAACCGCAAGGCGATGAAGTTCCGTGACATGTTGGACGGCCTGTCGAACACGATCGCTGCAGGTGAAATCGCAACCGGTTTGGGTGACCGCGACAAGCGAACCGATCCGTATTTCAACATCAGTTGGACTGCGATTCACAACAGCCCATCGGCTTGCCTGGATGCCAACTTGCTGGATCCGGAGCGTCCCAACCACTGGGCCCCTTCGGTTGGCGATACCGCTGATCCAGGTTTGCGTAGCACCACTTGGAAGCGTGGATACCGTTGGTCAGATTCGTGTCCGACCTACACCAGTATGACCACGATGTTGCCTCCAAACCGCGAAGTTTGTATCGGTGGTTCTGGCGACTTTGATACCGGTGTGCTGCCTCCAAGTAGTCGTCACCAAGGTGGTGTTCACGTCTTGATGGGCGACGGAGCTGTTGTGTTCCTAACCGATTCCATCGAAGCGGGAGATCCACGGCACCCAACCGTTCGGATCAACACCGCGATCAACACGTCACACCCAGGTTCGACAGCCGGATCCAAAAGCCCTTACGGATTGTGGGGTGCTTTGGGAACACGTGCGTCAAACGAAGTGATTGATGAAGCGCTCAATCAGTAG